The genomic window CTCGACAAAGATCCGGCACTTAAGAGAAGGGAAAACCAACCTGTGCTACGACAACTACAAAGGATGAAAAAGATGAGAACCAGCTGGGGAATGATCAGCTAGACGGTTTATTATGCCTGCCTTATCCTGTAGTTCCCGGGAGAACATAGATAATTTTGCTAAATTTGCCTAAAAATAGTGCCGTATGAAAATTTCGTACCGCTGGTTGAAACAATACCTGGACATTGATCTCCCTGCAGAAGAGGTTGCCCGGATGCTGACAGGTTGCGGATTGGAGGTTGAAAACCTGGAAATGACGGAAACAGTGAAGGGAGGCTTGAAAGGTGTTGTCATCGGGGAGGTGAAAACCTGCGTCAGGCATCCCAACTCCGATCATCTGAGCATCACTACCGTTGATGTTGGCACTCCGGAGATACTGTCCATCATTTGCGGCGCTCCCAACGTGAAAGCCGGTCAGAAAGTACCGGTAGCCACGATCGGGACCGTTTTGTACCAGGGAGATCAATCTTTTGAGATAAAGCAGACCAGGATCAGGGGAGAGCTCAGCCAGGGCATGATCTGCGCCGAGGATGAGCTTGGTCTGGGAACCTCGCACGCCGGAATCATGGAACTTCATCCGGATGCACCTGTAGGGCTTCCCCTGAAAGAATATTTAAACCTGAAGGAGAAAGCGGTCTTTGAAATCGGATTGACACCGAACCGGACCGATGCAATGTCGCACATTGGAGTGTCGAGGGATCTGCTGGCTGTACTGAAAAGCCAGAACCCGGCGTTCAAAGATCTCCAGCTCCAAATTCCCTCGGTGGAAGCCTTCAAACCCGATAACCACACCCTTGCGATTGAAGTCGTTGTGGAAGACCCGAAAGCCTGCCCCCGGTATTCGGGAGTAAGCGTGACGGGTGTGCTGGTGGGGGAATCCCCTGAATGGATGAAGTCGTTGCTGATGGAAGCCGGCATCCGGCCCATCAACAACGTGGTGGATGTCAGTAATTATGTCATGCTGGAAACAGGTCAGCCGCTTCATTTTTTTGATGCGGACCAAATCACGGGCCATCAGATCATTGTGAAAAAATTGCCTGATAAAACCCCTTTCGTTACACTGGATGAAGTCGAACGTGAACTTTCGGAAAATGACCTGATGATCTGCAGCAGCAAGGAAGGTATGTGTATTGCCGGGGTGTTCGGCGGAATGAAATCAGGCGTAAGCGACCAGACAACCCGGATTTTTATCGAAAGCGCTCACTTCGACCCGCGTACAGTCCGAAAAACATCAAAATATCACGGATTACAGACTGACTCTTCTTTCCGGTTTGAAAGAGGGGTTGACCCCAATGGAACCCTCTATGCACTGAAAAGAGCCGCTCTGTTGCTTCAGGAATTGGCCGGTGGACGGATCGCCTCGGAAATCGTGGATGTCTATCCGGATCCCATTCGGGAAAAAGAGGTTACAGTCAGGTACGCCTTCCTTGACCGGCTCATTGGAAAGCAACTCCCGCACGACCAGATTCGCAGGATTTTGCAGGACACCGGAATGAGCATCCTGGCAGATCATCACGATTCCCTGTTGCTCTCTGTCCCAACCCATAAACGTGATGTCACCCGGGAAGCGGATGTGATTGAAGAGATCCTTCGGATCTATGGTTATAATAATATTGAAATACCGTCAGAAGTCAATGCATCTGTTGTCCACTGGGAAAAACCCGACAGAGGCAGGATCCGGGAGGTCATCTCCTCCTTGCTGACCGGTGTGGGATTCTTTGAGATCATGAATAATTCGCTTTCCAATCCCGATTATTATAAACAAACCGGGGAATTTGTTCCTGAATCTTTTGTTGAGGTGATCAACCCTCTGAGCAGGGAATTGAAGATCCTGCGCCAAACCATGCTTTTCGGAGGCCTGGAAACGATCAGTTTCAATCTGAACCGGAAAGCATTGGATCTGAAATTGTTTGAATTTGGCAGAACGTACCATCAGCACCCTGACCAGCTTTCTTCAACGGATGTCATCCAACGCTATACAGAAACCGAACATCTTGCGCTCTTTCTCACCGGCAGGCAAGTGCCTGAACACTGGCATGCGGGCGATGAAAGGATGGATGTTTATTATTTGAAGGCAGTTGTCATGAACATCCTTCACCGACTGGGGGTCGAACCGGGTAAGCTCAACTTCCGCACGGGGGGGCCTTCCCTGTTTGCCTATTCCTTAACAGGTACCTGCCAGGAGGGTACGGTTGCTGAGATTGGCCGTGTGCGCGGGGAAATCATCACGAATTTCAGTATCAGGCAGGATGTGCTGTTTGCCGACCTGAACCTGGATGTCATCAAAGGACTGTTAAGAAGCGTGGGTATCGAATTTAATCCCCTGCCACGGTTTCCTGAGGTCCGGCGCGATCTGGCTCTTTTGTTGCCGAAGGAGGTTCAATACAGCGACATCGAAAAACTGGCTTTTCAAACAGACCGGCGGTTGTTGAAAAAAGTAAGGCTGTTTGATGTCTTTGAAGGTGAAAAGATCGGTGAAGGAAAGAAATCATACGCGGTATCCTTCTTTTTGCTGGATGAAGAAAAGACCCTGACGGATCCGGAGATCGATCAGGTAATGAAGCGGTTGATGACAGCTTTTGAACACAGGTTTGGGGCAGTCATCCGGTAATAACCAGGATGATCACGGGGACGGGAAGATAACTTAAGGGCTGAAATAAGTTGCACTGTTTAAATAATTTTGTATCTTTAGCCTGACAGAGACCTAAGAATCAGCATGGACATACAGACGATCAAACAACGGTTCGGAATCATTGGTAACTCCCCTTTGCTTGACCGGGCAATTGATATCGCCCGGCAGGTAGCGCCGACAGATATCACCGTACTGATCAACGGGGAAAGCGGAACGGGGAAGGAAGTTTTCCCGAAGATCATTCACCAGCTGAGTGCACGAAAACACGGGCCTTACATAGCGGTCAACTGCGGTGCGATACCCGAAGGGACGATCGATTCAGAACTTTTCGGACACGAGAAAGGCTCCTTTACAGGTGCCAGTGAGTCACGAAAAGGGTATTTTGAAGTGGTGAACGGCGGAACGATCTTCCTGGATGAAGTGGCCGAGCTACCGCTTTCCACCCAGGTGCGTCTGCTGAGAGTGCTGGAATCCGGAGAATTCATGCGCGTTG from Bacteroidales bacterium includes these protein-coding regions:
- the pheT gene encoding phenylalanine--tRNA ligase subunit beta; this encodes MKISYRWLKQYLDIDLPAEEVARMLTGCGLEVENLEMTETVKGGLKGVVIGEVKTCVRHPNSDHLSITTVDVGTPEILSIICGAPNVKAGQKVPVATIGTVLYQGDQSFEIKQTRIRGELSQGMICAEDELGLGTSHAGIMELHPDAPVGLPLKEYLNLKEKAVFEIGLTPNRTDAMSHIGVSRDLLAVLKSQNPAFKDLQLQIPSVEAFKPDNHTLAIEVVVEDPKACPRYSGVSVTGVLVGESPEWMKSLLMEAGIRPINNVVDVSNYVMLETGQPLHFFDADQITGHQIIVKKLPDKTPFVTLDEVERELSENDLMICSSKEGMCIAGVFGGMKSGVSDQTTRIFIESAHFDPRTVRKTSKYHGLQTDSSFRFERGVDPNGTLYALKRAALLLQELAGGRIASEIVDVYPDPIREKEVTVRYAFLDRLIGKQLPHDQIRRILQDTGMSILADHHDSLLLSVPTHKRDVTREADVIEEILRIYGYNNIEIPSEVNASVVHWEKPDRGRIREVISSLLTGVGFFEIMNNSLSNPDYYKQTGEFVPESFVEVINPLSRELKILRQTMLFGGLETISFNLNRKALDLKLFEFGRTYHQHPDQLSSTDVIQRYTETEHLALFLTGRQVPEHWHAGDERMDVYYLKAVVMNILHRLGVEPGKLNFRTGGPSLFAYSLTGTCQEGTVAEIGRVRGEIITNFSIRQDVLFADLNLDVIKGLLRSVGIEFNPLPRFPEVRRDLALLLPKEVQYSDIEKLAFQTDRRLLKKVRLFDVFEGEKIGEGKKSYAVSFFLLDEEKTLTDPEIDQVMKRLMTAFEHRFGAVIR